A segment of the Candidatus Binataceae bacterium genome:
GTTGGGCGCCTGCACGTCGCCGCGCAGCACGGCGCCGCTGTTGAGTTCCATCGAGGCACCGGCGACGTCGCCCACGGCTATCACGGCGCCCACGACGATCGCGGCGGCAAATGAGATCGTCGCGCCGATCACGAGCTCGCGAATAACGAGGATTGCGATCGCGAGCACACCGCCCGAGGGCAGCGAGACCGAGGCGAGCGGCATCAGCGCGGCCGCCAGCAACGTCGCGAGCGCGGCGCGCACTTTCATCGGCACCGCGACGCCGAGCAACTGCGGCAGCGCCATCATCAGCCCCGCGGCGCGCGCGAACAGCAGGCCGAAGGCAAGAGCGGTATCGTTGCCAACCGTGAAATTCACCGCGCCACCATCCACGGAATCGCGGTCAGCGCCTTCTGCATAAAGCCTTCGAGCACCGACGCCATCCACGGCGCGCCAAACCAGATGACCGAGATCGCCGCGATCAGCTTGGGCGCGAAGGACACGCTCGCGTCCTGGACCTGGGTCGCCGCCTGGATGACGCCGAACACCACCGCAACCAGCGTCATCGTGATCAGCAACGGCGCGCCGATCTGAATTGCGATCATCAGCGTCATGCGGAACATGTCGGATGCGAGTGCCGGCGTCATTGCATGCCTCCTAAGAGAAGCTCCCAGCGAGATTGCCGAGCAGCAGCGGCCACCCGGAGGCCAGCACGAAAATCAGAAGCTTGAGCGGAATCGACACGACGGTCGGCGGCAGCATGAACATGCCGAGTGCCATCAGCACGGCAGATATGACCAGATCGATCACGAGAAACGGCAGATAAATCAGAAAGCCGACGCGAAACGCCGAGGTCAGCTCACTCGACACGAACGCGGGAACGATCGCGTAGAAGGGGAGATCCCTGGCTGCAACGGCGCGGTCGACCTCGACGTGCGCCTTGGCGAGAAGATTGCGCGCCATGTCCACGTCTTCGACGCGCGTCTGACGCAACATGAAATCGCGCAGCGGACCTTCGGCTGCTTCGGCCGCCGCCGCCGGTGCGATTTTGCCGGCCATGTAGGGCTCGACCGCCGTGCTCTGGATCTTGCTCCACGTTGGCGCCATCACCAGCATCGAGAGGAAGAGCGCGAGTCCTGTAATCACGATGTTAGGTGGCGTCTGCTGCAGGCCGAGCGCCTGGCGCAGCAGCGATAAGACAATCACGATGCGAGTGAACGAGGTCAGCAGCACCAGCACCGCCGGCGCGAGTGTGACCAGCGTCAGCAGCGCCGCCAGCTCGAGTGGACCCGCGCCGCGCTCGCCGCCATTGATCGCGAAATCGAGCGCCCAGGCGGGACTGCCGATCGCGAGCAGGCCGGCCGCAGCGCCTACCGCAGCGATGATTTTGCAGCGCTTCATTCGACCAGGTAGCCGTCGAAGTAGATATCGACGACGTCATCCTTGAAGTCGCCCTGCAGCGCGCCGAGCAGGTCGTGTTTGAGTTTCTGCTGGCCGGCGGGGGTGGCGAGCTCAACCGAGGTGCGGGCCGAGGTGATGGCGTTGATACGATCGCGGACGATCGGCATCTTCTCGTTGAGGTCGTCGGCCTTGGCCACGCGCACCGCCAGCACCGGGGTGATTTTCATGTAATGCTCGACGTCGGTGTCGGCCAGGCGCAGGGTGATTTCCTTGACCTCGACGTAGGCGACTTTCGGCGCGGGAGTTGGCGCGGGTTTGGCCAGCCTCTGATGAACCGCGGCCGGTTTGCGCATGAACTTGTAGTAGGCGCCGCCGCCGCCGCCGATCAGAACCAGCGCTGCGCCACCCATGATAATCATCTTATTCATGATGACTTTTGGTTACCCCCTTGAGTTACGTGGTCTGGAGCTGCATCAAGGTGCCGAGGATGTTGTCTTCGGTCTGCAGCGCCTTGGCGTTTGACTGGAAGTTACGCTGGAGGACGACGAGCTGGACGAGCTGGCTGGTGGTATCGACGTTGGAACTCTCGAGCGCGCTCGCTTCAATCGTTCCGGCCGAGCCCGCACCGGCGGTTGCGATGGTCGCCGGACCCGAGGCCTGGGTCTGTTCATAGACTCCACTATTGGTCAACTGAAGACCCTGGTTGGCCTGGAAGGTGGCGATCGCCACCTGGCCGACGTCCACGGTCTGGCCGTTGGAGTAGGACTCGCTGATGAGGCCGTTGTTCGAGACCTGCACGCCCACCGGATTTCCGACCGCGTTGCCGTCGGCGGTGCCAGTCGCAGCGGAAGCGCCGTTGAACTGAGTGAGGGCACCGAAATTGAGCGCCACCGACATGGGCGCGGCGCTGGAGAGGGTCGCGGTCAAAGGGCTCGGCGGGATACCGCCGCTCACCAGGGCGCCGGCCGAGTCGAACGTTATAGATCCGCTGTTGTTGGCGAGGCCGGTGGTGCTGCCGTCGAGAGTCGCGGTCCAGTTCCACTGTTCGGTCGGCGGCGTGGCGCCGCTCGGTCCTGAGTTCTGAAAATAAAATGTCAGCACATGCGAGTTGCCGAGGCTGTCGAAGGCCTGGACGCTGACCGAAGTGCTGTAGGTCGTGGGATCGGCGGGATTGATTGGCCCGGCAATCGTCGGCGAGCCGGCGTCGAAGTTGCCCGTGATCGCCGCCTGAGTAGTCGCGGTCGGGGCGAGAACGCCCTGCGGAATCACGATCGTACCCAACACGCCGCTCGATTGGCCCGATGAATTGACCGAGTAGCCCATCACCTGGGCGCCATTGAACGAGAGCAGGTCGCCGTTGTTGCCGATACTGAAGCCGCCGTTGCGGGAAAACCCTGTGTTGCCCGAGCTGTCCTTGAAGACGAAGAAGCCGTTGCCCTGGATCGCAAGATCGGTCGGCGAGTTGCTCTGCACGATCGCGCCCTGCGAGAAATCGCGCGTGATGCCCGTGACCGTGACGCCGCCGCCGAGCGGGCTGCCGCCCACGAACTCGCCGAGCAGCGTGCCGAAATCGACGCTCTCGGCGTTGAAGCCGGTGGTCTGGGCGTTGGCCAGGTTGTCGCTGACCGCCTGCATCGCGGTGTCGACCGCCTGCAATCCGGTTTCGGTAACTGAAAGTGAATCGCCAGCCATCTTAGTGTCTCCCTAAATTCAATTGGTCGGTTGCGCGACTTCGGCGATCGCGGTCTCAGGAATCACGAGGTTGCCGAGATTGAGGTTTACGCCGCTGCTGGTCATCGAGACGTTCTGCACGACGCCCTGTTCCAGAAGTCCGCTCTGCGCGCCGGCCTGGGCGCCAACGATATTGACCGTGTAGCTGCCATCGGCAATCGACGAGCTGGGCTTCCAGGTGAAGCTCTGCGAGCTTCCGGCCTGAAGCTGGCCCAGCGACACCGCGGCGACCTGCTGGCCGGCAGCGTTGGCGATCAGCGCGGTGTAGGAATCGGTCGCGCTCGGCGCGAAGGCAATCGAAGTGGCGGCGCCTGACTGCACGCCGATGCTGCTGCCGGGCGTGACCACCTCG
Coding sequences within it:
- a CDS encoding flagellar biosynthetic protein FliQ, with the translated sequence MSLGASLRRHAMTPALASDMFRMTLMIAIQIGAPLLITMTLVAVVFGVIQAATQVQDASVSFAPKLIAAISVIWFGAPWMASVLEGFMQKALTAIPWMVAR
- the fliP gene encoding flagellar type III secretion system pore protein FliP (The bacterial flagellar biogenesis protein FliP forms a type III secretion system (T3SS)-type pore required for flagellar assembly.), with product MKRCKIIAAVGAAAGLLAIGSPAWALDFAINGGERGAGPLELAALLTLVTLAPAVLVLLTSFTRIVIVLSLLRQALGLQQTPPNIVITGLALFLSMLVMAPTWSKIQSTAVEPYMAGKIAPAAAAEAAEGPLRDFMLRQTRVEDVDMARNLLAKAHVEVDRAVAARDLPFYAIVPAFVSSELTSAFRVGFLIYLPFLVIDLVISAVLMALGMFMLPPTVVSIPLKLLIFVLASGWPLLLGNLAGSFS
- a CDS encoding flagellar basal body-associated FliL family protein — encoded protein: MNKMIIMGGAALVLIGGGGGAYYKFMRKPAAVHQRLAKPAPTPAPKVAYVEVKEITLRLADTDVEHYMKITPVLAVRVAKADDLNEKMPIVRDRINAITSARTSVELATPAGQQKLKHDLLGALQGDFKDDVVDIYFDGYLVE
- a CDS encoding flagellar hook protein FlgE, which gives rise to MAGDSLSVTETGLQAVDTAMQAVSDNLANAQTTGFNAESVDFGTLLGEFVGGSPLGGGVTVTGITRDFSQGAIVQSNSPTDLAIQGNGFFVFKDSSGNTGFSRNGGFSIGNNGDLLSFNGAQVMGYSVNSSGQSSGVLGTIVIPQGVLAPTATTQAAITGNFDAGSPTIAGPINPADPTTYSTSVSVQAFDSLGNSHVLTFYFQNSGPSGATPPTEQWNWTATLDGSTTGLANNSGSITFDSAGALVSGGIPPSPLTATLSSAAPMSVALNFGALTQFNGASAATGTADGNAVGNPVGVQVSNNGLISESYSNGQTVDVGQVAIATFQANQGLQLTNSGVYEQTQASGPATIATAGAGSAGTIEASALESSNVDTTSQLVQLVVLQRNFQSNAKALQTEDNILGTLMQLQTT
- a CDS encoding flagellar hook capping FlgD N-terminal domain-containing protein — translated: MSTTTDISSLAPTNTNSELSSMPTLSAGDFMQILVAEFQNQDPTDPTDPTTYATQLVDFANLGQLQNIDTAVQPSNSTSLMQAASAFIGREVVTPGSSIGVQSGAATSIAFAPSATDSYTALIANAAGQQVAAVSLGQLQAGSSQSFTWKPSSSIADGSYTVNIVGAQAGAQSGLLEQGVVQNVSMTSSGVNLNLGNLVIPETAIAEVAQPTN